In Mycobacterium gallinarum, a single window of DNA contains:
- a CDS encoding ribose-phosphate diphosphokinase, which produces MGTEWTDNRKNLMLFSGRAHPELAEQVAKELDVHVTAQTARDFANGEIFVRFDESVRGCDAFVLQSHPAPLNQWLMEQLLMIDALKRGSAKRITAILPFYPYARQDKKHRGREPISARLVADLLKTAGANRILTVDLHTDQIQGFFDGPVDHMRAQKLLTGYIAENYSDHDMVVVSPDSGRVRVAEKWADSLGGVPLAFIHKTRDPLVPNQVKSNRVVGDVKGKTCILTDDMIDTGGTIAGAVNLLRADGASDVIIAATHGVLSDPAAQRLADCGAREVIVTNTLPIDEEKRFPQLTVLSIAPLLANTIRAVFDNGSVTSLFDGSA; this is translated from the coding sequence GTGGGCACCGAGTGGACCGACAACCGCAAAAATCTGATGCTGTTCTCGGGTCGCGCGCACCCCGAACTGGCTGAACAGGTCGCCAAAGAGCTCGACGTCCACGTCACGGCGCAGACCGCCCGCGATTTCGCGAACGGCGAGATCTTCGTCCGCTTCGACGAGTCGGTTCGCGGTTGCGACGCCTTCGTACTGCAGTCGCACCCCGCGCCGTTGAACCAGTGGCTGATGGAACAGCTGCTGATGATCGACGCGCTCAAGCGTGGCAGCGCCAAGCGCATCACGGCGATCCTGCCGTTCTACCCCTACGCCCGCCAGGACAAGAAGCATCGCGGCCGCGAGCCGATCTCCGCGCGGTTGGTCGCCGACCTGCTCAAGACCGCGGGTGCGAACCGGATCCTGACGGTCGACCTGCACACCGATCAGATCCAGGGCTTCTTCGACGGCCCCGTCGACCACATGCGGGCGCAGAAGCTGCTGACCGGCTACATCGCCGAGAACTACTCCGACCACGACATGGTCGTGGTCTCCCCCGACTCGGGCCGCGTGCGTGTCGCCGAGAAGTGGGCCGACTCACTGGGCGGCGTTCCCCTCGCCTTCATTCACAAGACCCGCGACCCGCTGGTGCCCAACCAGGTGAAGTCCAACCGCGTCGTCGGCGACGTGAAGGGCAAGACCTGCATCCTCACCGACGACATGATCGACACCGGCGGCACCATCGCCGGCGCGGTGAACCTGCTGCGCGCCGACGGTGCCAGCGACGTCATCATCGCCGCGACGCACGGCGTGCTGAGCGATCCCGCCGCGCAACGGCTCGCGGACTGCGGTGCACGCGAGGTCATCGTCACCAACACGCTGCCGATCGATGAGGAAAAGCGCTTCCCGCAGCTGACCGTGCTATCGATCGCACCGCTGCTGGCCAACACCATTCGCGCGGTGTTCGACAACGGTTCCGTCACCAGCCTTTTCGACGGGTCGGCGTAG
- the glmU gene encoding bifunctional UDP-N-acetylglucosamine diphosphorylase/glucosamine-1-phosphate N-acetyltransferase GlmU → MTQGPTDSAVVVLAAGAGTRMRSATPKMLHEIAGRSMLSHALHAVADATPQHLIVVVGKDRDLVVPAVDKLAADLGRGIDIAVQEEQLGTGHAVACGLTALPVGFTGTVVVTLSDVPLLDAGTLADLIAVHSAESAAATVVTTTLPDPKGYGRILRTQDGEVIGIVEQADATPSQLAITEVNAGVYAFDTTALRSALGRLRSDNAQHEQYLTDVISILRSDGHVVRAKHVDDSMLVAGVNDRVQLATLGAEMNRRIVTAHQRAGVTITDPASTWIDVDVTIGPDTVVYPGSQLLGSTHIGANCQIGPDTTLTDVTVGDEAMVVRTHGSQSAIGGGAAVGPFAYLRPGTVLGADGKLGAFVETKNSTIGAGTKVPHLTYVGDADIGEHSNIGASSVFVNYDGENKSRTTIGSHVRTGSDTMFVAPVTIGDGAYTGAGTVVREDVPPGALAVSAGPQRNVEGWVARKRPGSASAAAAAAALGSAEGASSPSGEQPSQDDATKP, encoded by the coding sequence ATGACCCAGGGGCCCACTGATTCGGCCGTCGTCGTCTTGGCGGCAGGCGCAGGCACCCGGATGCGCTCCGCAACGCCGAAAATGCTGCATGAGATCGCCGGCCGCAGCATGCTGTCGCACGCGCTGCACGCCGTCGCCGACGCGACCCCGCAGCACCTCATCGTCGTCGTCGGCAAGGACCGTGACCTGGTGGTGCCCGCAGTCGACAAGCTGGCAGCCGACCTCGGCCGCGGCATCGACATCGCGGTGCAGGAAGAGCAGCTGGGCACCGGGCACGCCGTCGCGTGCGGCCTGACCGCGCTGCCCGTCGGCTTCACCGGCACTGTCGTCGTCACCTTGAGCGACGTACCGCTGCTGGACGCCGGCACACTCGCCGACCTGATCGCCGTGCACAGTGCCGAATCCGCCGCCGCGACGGTGGTGACGACGACGCTGCCCGACCCGAAGGGTTACGGCCGCATCCTGCGCACCCAGGACGGCGAGGTCATCGGCATCGTCGAACAGGCCGACGCCACCCCTTCGCAGCTGGCCATCACCGAGGTCAACGCCGGCGTCTACGCCTTCGACACCACCGCGCTGCGGTCGGCACTCGGCCGTCTGCGGTCGGACAACGCGCAGCATGAGCAGTACCTGACCGACGTCATCTCGATCCTGCGGTCCGACGGCCACGTGGTGCGGGCCAAGCACGTCGACGACTCAATGCTGGTCGCCGGCGTCAACGACCGGGTGCAGCTGGCCACGCTGGGCGCCGAAATGAACCGGCGCATCGTGACCGCGCACCAGCGCGCCGGGGTGACGATCACCGATCCGGCCTCCACCTGGATCGACGTCGACGTGACCATCGGACCCGACACCGTCGTCTACCCCGGCAGTCAACTGCTCGGGTCGACCCACATCGGCGCGAACTGCCAGATCGGCCCGGACACCACGCTGACGGACGTCACAGTCGGCGACGAGGCAATGGTGGTGCGCACCCACGGCAGTCAATCGGCGATCGGTGGTGGGGCAGCCGTCGGCCCGTTCGCGTACCTGCGACCCGGCACCGTGTTGGGCGCCGACGGCAAGCTCGGCGCGTTCGTCGAGACGAAGAACTCGACCATCGGGGCGGGTACGAAGGTGCCGCACCTGACCTACGTCGGCGACGCCGATATCGGCGAGCACAGCAACATCGGCGCATCCAGCGTCTTCGTCAACTACGACGGCGAGAACAAGAGCCGCACGACGATCGGCTCCCACGTACGTACCGGATCCGACACGATGTTCGTCGCGCCGGTCACCATCGGCGACGGCGCCTACACCGGCGCGGGCACCGTGGTGCGCGAGGACGTGCCGCCGGGCGCACTGGCGGTGTCGGCGGGGCCACAGCGAAACGTCGAGGGCTGGGTGGCGCGTAAGCGACCCGGATCGGCTTCGGCCGCCGCAGCGGCGGCGGCATTGGGCTCAGCCGAGGGCGCGTCCAGTCCATCTGGCGAACAGCCCAGCCAGGACGACGCCACAAAGCCGTGA
- the arsC gene encoding arsenate reductase (glutaredoxin) (This arsenate reductase requires both glutathione and glutaredoxin to convert arsenate to arsenite, after which the efflux transporter formed by ArsA and ArsB can extrude the arsenite from the cell, providing resistance.), with protein MPEGIIYHNPKCTTSRKTLELLRDNGIEPTVVQYLKTPPTRAELAKMIKDAGIDVRTAVRKRESLYGELNLADATDDELLDAMTENPILIERPFVVTTKGTRLARPIDAVREIL; from the coding sequence GTGCCAGAGGGAATCATCTATCACAACCCGAAGTGCACCACCTCCCGTAAGACGCTGGAGTTGTTGCGGGACAACGGCATCGAGCCGACGGTGGTGCAGTACCTCAAGACCCCACCGACGCGCGCCGAGCTCGCGAAGATGATCAAGGATGCCGGCATCGACGTGCGCACCGCGGTGCGTAAGCGTGAATCTCTTTACGGAGAACTGAATCTCGCCGACGCCACCGACGACGAACTGCTCGACGCGATGACCGAGAACCCGATCCTGATCGAGCGGCCGTTCGTCGTCACCACGAAGGGCACCCGACTGGCCCGGCCTATCGACGCGGTGCGCGAGATTCTGTGA
- a CDS encoding TetR/AcrR family transcriptional regulator — protein MTGAERRHQLIDIARSLFAERGYEGASIEEIAQRANVSKPVVYEHFGGKEGLYAVVVDREMSALLDRITSSLTKMTNNRSRLRIERVALALLTYVDERTDGFRILIRDSPASISSGSTYSTLLNEAVNQVSSILAGDFSRRGLDAEMAPLYAQALVGSVSMTAQWWLDVREPKKEVVAAHLVNLCWNGLMHLENDPPLLDE, from the coding sequence ATGACCGGTGCGGAGCGGCGGCATCAGCTCATCGACATCGCGAGGTCATTGTTCGCCGAGCGCGGGTACGAGGGCGCCTCGATCGAAGAGATCGCGCAGCGCGCCAACGTCTCCAAACCGGTCGTCTACGAGCACTTCGGCGGCAAGGAGGGGCTGTACGCGGTGGTGGTCGACCGCGAGATGTCCGCGCTGCTGGACCGCATCACGTCATCTCTGACGAAGATGACCAACAACCGGTCCCGGCTGCGCATCGAGCGGGTGGCGCTGGCACTGCTGACCTACGTGGACGAGCGCACCGACGGGTTCCGCATCCTCATACGCGACTCCCCGGCCTCGATCTCGTCGGGCAGCACCTACTCGACGCTGCTCAACGAGGCCGTCAACCAGGTGTCCTCGATCCTGGCGGGCGACTTCTCCCGCCGCGGGCTGGACGCCGAGATGGCGCCGCTGTACGCGCAGGCCCTGGTCGGCTCCGTCTCGATGACGGCGCAGTGGTGGCTGGATGTGCGCGAGCCCAAGAAAGAGGTCGTGGCCGCGCACCTGGTCAACCTCTGCTGGAACGGGTTGATGCATCTCGAGAACGACCCGCCACTGCTCGACGAATAG
- a CDS encoding LpqN/LpqT family lipoprotein, with the protein MRVRHRVVAAALAVLAASGCAPKPPDYQSLLSTTPTTTTTTSSGDEAQVPIATYLEQKGVVGEPIPADKLTDLTVTYPTPPGWKPFFNSNLSPGTRVIAKGTTYPMAMVIVFKLNGDFDVKEAIGHGYVDAEMSENFKRLNASMDDFKGFPSAMIEGSYDLNGARMHTYNRIVIATGAPPANNRYLIQFTVTGYADKAVEEAPDIEAIIRGFNVAVPKAPPKR; encoded by the coding sequence GTGAGGGTTCGCCACCGCGTGGTAGCCGCCGCGCTGGCGGTTCTCGCCGCGTCGGGTTGCGCACCGAAACCGCCTGACTACCAGTCGCTTTTGTCGACGACGCCGACGACGACCACGACAACTTCGTCGGGTGACGAGGCGCAGGTGCCCATCGCGACCTACTTGGAACAGAAGGGCGTCGTCGGTGAGCCCATTCCGGCGGACAAGCTGACCGACCTCACGGTGACGTATCCGACACCACCGGGCTGGAAGCCGTTCTTCAACTCGAATCTGTCGCCGGGCACGCGGGTGATCGCCAAGGGCACGACCTATCCGATGGCGATGGTGATCGTCTTCAAGCTCAACGGCGACTTCGATGTCAAGGAAGCCATCGGGCACGGCTACGTCGACGCCGAGATGTCGGAGAACTTCAAGCGCCTCAACGCGTCGATGGACGACTTCAAGGGTTTCCCGTCGGCCATGATCGAGGGCAGCTACGACCTCAACGGTGCGCGGATGCACACCTACAACCGGATCGTCATTGCGACCGGTGCACCGCCGGCCAACAATCGGTACCTCATCCAGTTCACGGTGACGGGCTACGCAGACAAGGCCGTCGAAGAGGCGCCCGATATCGAGGCGATCATCCGGGGCTTCAACGTCGCAGTGCCGAAGGCACCCCCGAAGCGCTGA